A section of the Paenibacillus odorifer genome encodes:
- a CDS encoding alpha/beta hydrolase yields MALLTVETGSPTLRMTTTISIISPVDSGNMSGGTLYLLHGAGDNASTWHRMTTIEQYASQYGCTVIMPQVNRSYYTDMEYGLDYFYYVTHELPELCGRMMRLDDNPQKTYIAGLSMGGYGALKCALTYPERYSKVVSLSGVTDLQKRLNDPQMSKDMAREMAGTFGKRLQIKPDQDLYALAAKLVDDRRNLPSILTCCGSEDPFVEMNREFAAHLETTPYEFQYVETPGTHEWRFWEEHLKTTFDFLYN; encoded by the coding sequence ATGGCATTATTAACAGTTGAGACAGGCTCTCCTACTTTGAGAATGACAACGACCATCAGTATTATCTCCCCCGTCGATTCAGGCAACATGTCTGGAGGAACGCTCTACCTGCTGCATGGTGCTGGTGATAACGCCAGTACTTGGCACAGGATGACTACTATTGAGCAGTATGCAAGTCAATATGGTTGTACAGTCATAATGCCGCAAGTAAACAGGAGCTATTATACAGACATGGAGTACGGACTGGACTACTTCTACTATGTGACCCATGAGCTTCCCGAGCTTTGTGGCCGAATGATGAGGTTGGATGATAATCCGCAGAAGACGTATATCGCTGGTTTATCGATGGGCGGGTATGGCGCTCTGAAATGTGCACTTACCTATCCCGAGCGTTACAGCAAAGTGGTTTCGTTATCAGGAGTTACCGATCTCCAGAAACGATTAAACGATCCGCAAATGTCCAAGGACATGGCGAGGGAGATGGCGGGTACTTTTGGAAAACGCTTACAAATTAAGCCGGATCAGGATCTGTACGCTTTAGCCGCTAAATTGGTCGACGATAGACGTAACCTGCCTTCGATTCTGACTTGCTGTGGTTCGGAAGATCCGTTTGTGGAGATGAATCGGGAATTCGCAGCTCACCTGGAGACGACCCCTTATGAATTTCAGTATGTTGAGACCCCTGGAACTCATGAATGGCGATTCTGGGAGGAGCATCTGAAGACAACCTTTGATTTCTTGTACAACTAA
- a CDS encoding extracellular solute-binding protein: MNILKRKSVKSILAGVLCLTPIMLAACSSSDNNANSGNSGNPTDGYKDELKISLASTIKTTESDFDNVYHKYFTDKFNIKWDYNYIEWDSWAEKLRLWINSGDLPDVASWNYVHGDALNYIDQGLLYKLPDDWKERWPNVAAAYKLTGLGDELEKAVGGTYVLPRPVYFENKPADPLINQIGVIALRSDWAKAVGFELKDAYTTTELMEFARLLKEKDPGKVGDKLIPISYDINDALTNIVMANSVHSRVESAFYKDADGKYQWGPANDETLAALKELQTTYKEGLLHPEFYTWKNGESGQKFTVNGVSGITSLGGLASYRKDMDVKMKDNLGVNSDDLVHTAIVLGDDGKYRNLDQVNFWSAVIFSPDISKEKFERIMDFMEYTTSKEGQLTVNLGFEGTDWKKGENGELISLLPEGTTLDKKYPNRFEGLYVLADDFSIVNPAIKKEYRDRSVELFKEKAELALKDKATAEYDWDYQLYDSKAKNQASFDYATEYTNLILKPGDLETNWKEWVKSKQSLVQPVLDELNNLKK, from the coding sequence ATGAATATTTTAAAAAGAAAATCTGTAAAGTCAATCCTTGCCGGTGTTTTATGTCTTACTCCAATCATGTTGGCAGCATGCTCAAGCTCAGACAACAATGCTAATAGCGGAAATTCAGGCAATCCAACAGATGGATATAAAGACGAGTTGAAGATTTCGTTAGCCAGTACCATTAAGACAACAGAATCTGATTTTGATAACGTGTATCATAAATATTTTACGGATAAGTTCAATATTAAATGGGATTACAACTATATTGAATGGGATTCATGGGCTGAGAAGCTGCGCCTGTGGATTAACTCTGGTGATCTTCCTGACGTAGCAAGCTGGAACTATGTTCACGGTGATGCGCTTAATTACATTGATCAAGGACTGCTGTACAAGCTGCCAGATGACTGGAAAGAACGTTGGCCGAATGTGGCAGCCGCTTATAAGCTGACAGGACTTGGCGATGAATTGGAGAAAGCGGTAGGTGGCACTTATGTTCTGCCAAGACCGGTATACTTTGAGAACAAGCCGGCAGATCCGCTCATTAACCAAATCGGAGTAATTGCTCTGCGTTCTGACTGGGCTAAAGCCGTTGGTTTTGAATTGAAAGATGCCTACACTACTACAGAACTGATGGAATTTGCTAGATTGCTTAAAGAGAAAGACCCTGGCAAGGTAGGAGATAAACTCATTCCTATTTCTTATGACATCAACGATGCTTTGACTAATATTGTAATGGCTAATAGCGTGCACTCCAGAGTAGAGTCAGCATTCTATAAAGATGCAGATGGCAAATACCAATGGGGTCCAGCCAACGATGAAACGTTAGCGGCACTGAAAGAACTTCAAACTACTTATAAAGAAGGATTACTGCACCCTGAGTTTTATACTTGGAAAAATGGCGAATCTGGCCAAAAGTTCACAGTTAACGGTGTTTCCGGTATTACGAGTCTAGGTGGTTTGGCTTCTTACAGAAAAGACATGGACGTTAAAATGAAAGATAACCTAGGTGTAAATAGTGATGACCTAGTACACACAGCTATTGTGCTTGGCGATGACGGTAAATATCGTAACCTCGATCAAGTTAACTTCTGGTCTGCTGTAATCTTCTCGCCAGATATTAGCAAAGAGAAGTTTGAACGGATTATGGACTTCATGGAATACACAACAAGTAAAGAAGGTCAATTGACCGTTAACTTGGGCTTTGAAGGAACAGATTGGAAAAAAGGCGAAAATGGCGAATTAATCAGCCTACTCCCTGAAGGAACAACATTGGATAAGAAATATCCGAACCGTTTTGAAGGACTGTATGTCTTGGCGGATGACTTTAGTATCGTGAACCCTGCGATCAAAAAAGAATATCGCGATCGTTCTGTAGAACTGTTCAAAGAAAAAGCTGAGCTTGCTTTAAAAGACAAAGCAACGGCTGAATATGACTGGGATTACCAGTTGTATGATTCCAAGGCTAAAAATCAGGCTTCCTTTGACTATGCTACAGAATACACTAACCTGATTTTGAAACCAGGCGATCTAGAGACGAACTGGAAAGAATGGGTTAAGAGCAAACAATCCCTCGTTCAGCCGGTTCTAGATGAACTAAACAATCTAAAAAAATAG
- a CDS encoding ABC transporter permease, translating into MNDSRFQLFLREVWKNRMVYTLVLPGLVWLFLFAYLPMGGLSLAFKDFKANLGIWGSPWSGFENFTYVFRDPAFIDAVWRTLTINIGKLIIQFPFPIILALLLNELRMNRYKKALQTVFTFPNFLSWIVVSGVVINVLSYDGLVNSLIQMFGGTGINFLGSEKMFVPMLYLTDIWKSAGWGAIIFMAAISGIDTDQYESAQIDGATRLQQMFRITLPNILPTITIMFILSVGGLMSSGFDQIFNLSNAATKNVSEVLDVYIYRITFQSSTDFSFSTAVSLFRSLVNMILLILADRAAKLMGGDGLFR; encoded by the coding sequence ATGAACGACAGCAGATTCCAACTGTTCCTAAGAGAAGTCTGGAAGAACAGAATGGTCTATACTCTGGTGCTTCCTGGACTAGTGTGGCTTTTCCTATTTGCTTATCTGCCGATGGGTGGTCTATCTCTGGCTTTTAAAGATTTTAAAGCGAATTTAGGAATTTGGGGCAGCCCATGGAGCGGATTCGAGAATTTCACCTATGTGTTCCGTGACCCGGCTTTTATTGACGCCGTATGGAGAACGTTAACCATTAACATCGGCAAGCTGATTATTCAGTTCCCTTTTCCAATCATATTGGCCTTGCTGCTGAATGAACTGCGCATGAATCGTTACAAAAAAGCTTTACAGACGGTGTTCACATTTCCGAACTTTCTGTCATGGATCGTAGTATCCGGGGTTGTTATCAATGTGCTTTCCTATGATGGACTGGTCAACAGCCTCATTCAAATGTTTGGCGGGACAGGCATTAACTTCCTGGGTTCTGAAAAAATGTTCGTTCCGATGTTGTATCTTACGGATATCTGGAAATCAGCAGGTTGGGGAGCCATTATCTTTATGGCCGCTATCTCTGGTATTGATACAGACCAATATGAATCCGCACAGATTGATGGTGCTACACGCTTGCAGCAAATGTTCCGCATTACTCTGCCTAACATTCTTCCGACGATTACGATTATGTTTATCCTTTCCGTCGGTGGCCTGATGTCATCTGGATTTGACCAAATCTTTAACTTGAGCAACGCTGCAACGAAAAACGTCTCAGAAGTACTAGATGTGTATATCTACCGAATCACGTTCCAGTCTTCAACAGACTTTTCATTCTCCACTGCAGTCAGTTTGTTCCGTTCACTTGTTAATATGATTCTGCTGATTCTGGCAGATAGAGCTGCCAAACTTATGGGCGGAGACGGTTTATTCCGGTAA
- a CDS encoding LacI family DNA-binding transcriptional regulator: protein MNIKDIARLSGVGIATVSRVINNSGVVSDTTRAKVMAVVREHNYIPNGNASNLKKTRSNTIALMVKGISNPFFADMIKEVERQVNLRGCPLMIQHVEDGVDEIDIALQLVKEKNLYGVIFMGGTYDHSEDKFKQLKVPFVLTTITTTKEVDPAVFSSVIIDDLQESYKAVSYLISLGHRNICFLARFPLVQNTTGNRRLMGYIKALEEHGIEYDPSMVEDCEYSPSSGFTATKRLLNKKKDITAVFAASDTIAIGAAKALLSLGLSIPNDVSIIGFDGIEMAEYYHPSLDTISQPGVDMAKASVEILFDLITGDSQNKHMVFESVLVKRGSCKKINK from the coding sequence ATGAATATCAAAGATATTGCAAGGCTATCAGGCGTGGGTATCGCCACAGTCTCCAGAGTAATCAATAATAGCGGTGTTGTAAGCGATACAACTAGAGCTAAAGTAATGGCGGTTGTTAGAGAACATAACTATATTCCAAATGGTAATGCGAGCAACTTGAAAAAGACGCGATCCAATACCATAGCGCTAATGGTAAAAGGGATCTCAAACCCGTTTTTTGCAGACATGATCAAGGAAGTTGAACGCCAGGTGAACCTGCGGGGATGTCCGCTTATGATCCAGCATGTAGAAGATGGAGTAGATGAGATCGATATCGCTCTACAGCTTGTAAAAGAAAAAAATCTATATGGCGTAATTTTTATGGGCGGAACGTATGATCATTCCGAAGATAAATTCAAACAATTAAAAGTTCCATTTGTTCTGACTACCATCACGACTACAAAAGAAGTCGATCCTGCTGTTTTTTCAAGCGTGATCATTGATGATCTTCAGGAATCTTATAAGGCTGTCAGCTATTTAATCTCATTAGGACATCGCAATATCTGCTTTTTGGCCAGATTTCCTCTGGTACAAAATACGACAGGCAACCGGCGGCTTATGGGATATATCAAAGCGCTTGAGGAGCATGGAATTGAGTACGACCCTTCAATGGTAGAGGATTGTGAATATAGTCCAAGCTCTGGCTTTACAGCTACCAAACGTCTGCTCAATAAGAAAAAAGATATCACTGCTGTTTTTGCTGCATCAGATACGATTGCCATTGGGGCTGCTAAGGCGTTATTGTCTTTGGGCTTATCAATTCCAAATGATGTTTCGATTATCGGATTCGACGGGATTGAAATGGCAGAATATTATCATCCATCTCTGGATACGATCAGCCAACCCGGAGTGGATATGGCGAAGGCCAGTGTTGAAATTTTGTTTGACCTGATCACAGGTGATTCGCAAAACAAACATATGGTATTCGAATCCGTACTGGTTAAGCGGGGATCTTGCAAGAAAATAAACAAATGA
- a CDS encoding carbohydrate ABC transporter permease, whose product MSKKKLTIMQDHKKMTAMDYVIFVILSVGALAILIPFWNVIMISFSTQKEYADNPMMLFPKNPTLESYRALFADGRIGTGYWNTFKILILGLPLSLFLTTSMAYGLSRNKFPGKKLIFMLVLFTMIFNGGIVPLYLVMKDLHLTGNLWSVILAGSFSAFNLILMSNYFSSLPESLMESARLDGAGEWRILFSVVLPLSAPIVATITLFYGVAFWNGWYDAMIFLRKADQMPLQNVLRSIIMEAQVNASNATSVDAVGKQSFSMGMKMAAVFVTMVPIMCFFPMLQKHFAKGVLTGAIKT is encoded by the coding sequence ATGAGTAAAAAAAAGCTGACAATTATGCAAGACCATAAAAAAATGACCGCTATGGATTATGTGATTTTCGTAATTCTGAGTGTGGGCGCTTTGGCCATTCTTATTCCATTCTGGAATGTCATTATGATTTCTTTTTCTACGCAAAAAGAATACGCTGATAACCCTATGATGTTATTTCCGAAGAACCCAACACTGGAATCCTATCGGGCACTCTTTGCTGATGGGCGGATCGGGACAGGGTATTGGAATACCTTTAAGATCTTAATCTTAGGACTCCCGCTTAGCTTGTTCTTAACGACAAGTATGGCTTACGGCCTTAGCCGCAATAAATTCCCGGGTAAAAAGCTGATTTTTATGCTTGTCCTGTTCACAATGATTTTTAATGGCGGGATTGTACCTTTGTATCTGGTGATGAAGGATCTGCATCTGACAGGCAACCTTTGGTCAGTTATTCTGGCTGGAAGCTTCAGTGCGTTTAACCTGATTCTGATGTCGAACTATTTTAGCAGTCTGCCTGAGTCCCTGATGGAATCTGCGCGACTTGATGGTGCTGGGGAATGGAGAATCCTATTCTCTGTAGTCCTGCCATTATCTGCTCCAATCGTAGCTACCATCACACTGTTCTACGGAGTAGCCTTCTGGAATGGATGGTATGACGCCATGATCTTCCTGCGGAAAGCGGATCAGATGCCACTGCAAAACGTGTTGCGATCTATCATTATGGAAGCCCAAGTGAATGCATCGAATGCAACAAGTGTTGACGCAGTGGGTAAACAATCATTCTCCATGGGTATGAAAATGGCGGCAGTGTTCGTTACCATGGTTCCTATTATGTGTTTCTTCCCAATGCTCCAAAAGCACTTTGCCAAAGGAGTACTGACAGGGGCTATCAAGACCTAG
- the bglX gene encoding beta-glucosidase BglX, with translation MNEQQLTTLLNQMTLEEKIAQLQQLAANFYEGAEDGGQITGPMASMGITDHMIESSGSVLGLSGAAQVIAVQEAHLRKNRLGIPLLMMADIVHGFKTIFPVPLAIGCSWDMDRAELSAEIAAKEAAVSGVHVTYAPMADLVRDPRWGRVMESTGEDPYLNGRFARAFVRGFQGSDLTGDVDRLAACIKHFAAYGLSEGGRDYNTVDLSERQLREYYLPAYRAALDEGAEMVMTSFNTIDGIPISGNVKLLRQLLREEWGFDGVLISDWGAVKELIPHGVAEDEAEAALKAIKAGVDIEMMTACYVHQLPALVADGQVDEKIIDEAVLRILKLKQRLGLFEHPFRGADVEKEREVIFCEDHRNAARELAAKSCVLLKNDQVLPLAAEQRIALIGPFATSGDILGPWSWLGSTEEASRLAPALQARAGAGKITVAEGSGVDSFTEEQWLEAEAAAKQADVIVLALGEHSEMSGEAGSRSDIRLPEAQLELLQRLKQLNKPIVVVLFNGRPLDLAGVYEHADAILEAWFPGSEGGAAIASLLYGDENPSGRLTMSFPVSVGQIPVYYNHFNTGRPLHAPGADKRYVSQYLDIPNEPLLPFGFGLSYTTFSYSEPILSGEIMTENQPIEITVTVTNTGEVDGEEVVQLYIRDISGEVVRPMKELKDFAKINLSPGESREVTFTLTEQQLRYYHSDLSFSSDPGRFKLFVGSNSNEVKERDFCLTLA, from the coding sequence ATGAATGAGCAGCAACTGACTACCTTGTTGAACCAGATGACGCTTGAAGAAAAGATTGCACAATTGCAGCAGCTAGCCGCTAATTTCTATGAAGGGGCAGAGGATGGAGGACAAATCACTGGCCCTATGGCATCCATGGGAATTACGGACCACATGATCGAGAGCAGCGGCTCTGTACTTGGTCTATCAGGTGCAGCGCAAGTCATTGCGGTTCAGGAAGCCCATTTACGCAAAAATAGATTGGGCATTCCCTTGCTGATGATGGCGGATATTGTGCATGGCTTCAAGACGATTTTTCCGGTCCCGCTGGCAATTGGCTGCTCTTGGGATATGGATCGCGCAGAGCTGAGCGCCGAGATTGCGGCTAAAGAAGCGGCAGTCTCCGGTGTGCACGTTACTTATGCGCCAATGGCGGATCTTGTACGGGACCCGCGTTGGGGAAGAGTAATGGAATCTACAGGAGAAGATCCATATTTGAATGGTAGGTTTGCCCGTGCGTTTGTGCGCGGATTTCAAGGAAGCGACTTGACTGGTGATGTGGATCGTCTGGCGGCTTGTATCAAGCACTTTGCTGCCTATGGTCTATCCGAAGGCGGTCGTGATTATAATACGGTGGATTTATCGGAACGGCAGCTGCGTGAATATTATCTGCCAGCCTATCGTGCAGCACTGGATGAAGGTGCAGAAATGGTCATGACTTCATTTAATACGATTGATGGGATTCCGATAAGCGGCAACGTTAAGCTGCTTCGCCAGCTGCTTCGTGAGGAATGGGGATTTGATGGCGTATTGATTTCGGATTGGGGTGCAGTGAAGGAACTGATCCCACATGGTGTCGCCGAGGATGAGGCTGAGGCAGCACTTAAAGCCATCAAAGCTGGTGTAGACATCGAGATGATGACGGCTTGTTACGTTCATCAGCTTCCGGCGCTTGTTGCAGATGGGCAAGTAGATGAGAAGATTATTGATGAAGCTGTGCTTCGTATTTTGAAATTGAAGCAAAGATTGGGCTTGTTCGAGCATCCGTTCCGCGGAGCTGACGTTGAGAAAGAGCGTGAGGTAATCTTCTGTGAAGATCATCGAAATGCGGCGCGTGAGTTGGCGGCTAAATCCTGCGTACTGCTCAAGAATGATCAGGTTCTGCCGCTTGCTGCAGAGCAACGGATTGCGCTAATTGGACCGTTTGCTACTAGCGGAGATATTCTTGGACCGTGGTCGTGGTTGGGTTCAACGGAAGAGGCAAGCCGTCTTGCACCGGCACTTCAAGCTCGCGCAGGTGCGGGTAAGATTACTGTTGCAGAAGGTTCTGGAGTCGATAGCTTTACAGAGGAACAGTGGCTGGAGGCGGAAGCGGCTGCTAAGCAAGCTGATGTGATTGTACTGGCGCTTGGTGAACATTCAGAGATGAGTGGAGAAGCGGGCAGCCGTTCAGATATCCGTTTGCCCGAAGCGCAGCTTGAGCTTTTACAACGTCTGAAACAGCTGAATAAGCCTATCGTGGTGGTGTTGTTTAATGGACGTCCACTAGACTTGGCCGGTGTGTACGAGCATGCAGATGCTATTCTGGAAGCTTGGTTCCCAGGCAGTGAAGGCGGAGCGGCAATTGCCAGTCTACTTTATGGAGATGAGAATCCTTCAGGAAGATTAACGATGTCTTTCCCGGTATCCGTTGGGCAGATTCCAGTCTATTACAATCATTTCAACACTGGACGCCCACTTCATGCTCCGGGTGCCGACAAACGTTATGTCTCGCAATATCTGGATATTCCTAATGAGCCGCTTTTGCCATTTGGTTTTGGACTAAGCTATACGACATTTAGCTATAGTGAACCAATTCTGTCCGGTGAAATCATGACTGAAAATCAGCCTATTGAAATAACCGTTACGGTGACCAATACTGGAGAAGTAGATGGGGAAGAGGTAGTGCAGCTGTATATCCGAGACATTTCCGGAGAGGTCGTCAGACCAATGAAGGAACTGAAGGATTTTGCCAAAATCAACCTCTCACCAGGGGAAAGTCGTGAAGTGACCTTTACCCTTACCGAACAGCAGCTTCGTTATTATCATAGCGATCTAAGCTTTAGCAGTGATCCGGGACGATTTAAATTATTCGTCGGTTCGAACAGCAATGAGGTTAAAGAACGGGATTTTTGCTTAACATTAGCATAA
- the asnB gene encoding asparagine synthase (glutamine-hydrolyzing), whose product MCGITGFIQWRGDLTQHSQLLVKMTETLANRGPDAAGTWISGPCAFGHRRLSVIDPENGAQPMITRHEEQVYAIVYNGELYNALELKQELKQRGHQFRTQCDTEVLLHSYIEWGPDCAEKLNGIFAFAVWDGLRDQVFFARDRLGVKPLFYSKVDDVLVFGSEPKALLQHPKVQPIVGPEGLAEIFIIGPARTPGHGVYKDMQELRPGHAMIYNREGLRSYAYWKLESAKHTDNEAETAAKVRELLQDTLERQLVSDVPVCSLLSGGLDSSALTALAVDYYNRNGQGQVDTYSVDYVDNDKHFKSHTFQPGADGPWIKRMVDELNTNHHYISFDTPELVEALDNALYTRDLPGMTDVDSSLYLFCREIKKNATVAISGEAADEIFGGYPWFHREEMLSSGTFPWSVAPKMRASLLSPEINEWIRPLEYLGDRYSDAVAEVPKLDGETGKQAQMRVMSYLNITRFMPTLLDRKDRMSMGAGLEVRVPYCDHRLVQYVFNIPWEIKNLGGREKGILRKSLEGILPDDVLYRKKSPYPKTHNPAYLNAVRTQVLNILDDSTSPLLPLIDAAKIREIAASPESSTNLPWFGQLMSGPQLFAYLAQVDLWLRKYNVSIQ is encoded by the coding sequence ATGTGCGGAATAACCGGATTTATCCAGTGGCGCGGAGATCTCACTCAGCACTCGCAGCTGCTGGTCAAAATGACTGAAACTTTAGCAAACCGCGGCCCCGATGCAGCCGGAACCTGGATCTCAGGCCCCTGTGCTTTCGGTCACCGCAGACTTAGCGTTATCGATCCGGAGAACGGTGCCCAGCCCATGATCACCCGCCATGAGGAACAGGTATACGCGATTGTTTACAACGGCGAATTATATAACGCCCTCGAACTCAAACAGGAACTTAAGCAGCGAGGGCATCAATTCCGCACCCAGTGCGATACAGAGGTGCTGCTGCATTCCTATATCGAATGGGGGCCGGATTGCGCAGAGAAGCTAAATGGAATCTTTGCTTTTGCAGTATGGGACGGTCTTCGGGACCAAGTCTTTTTTGCACGTGACCGTTTAGGTGTGAAACCCCTGTTCTATAGCAAGGTTGATGACGTCCTAGTTTTTGGCTCAGAGCCTAAGGCGTTGCTGCAGCATCCCAAGGTACAACCAATCGTGGGTCCTGAAGGTCTCGCAGAAATCTTCATCATCGGTCCAGCGCGTACACCGGGTCATGGTGTTTATAAGGATATGCAAGAGCTTCGTCCAGGTCATGCTATGATCTATAACCGTGAAGGTCTGCGCAGTTATGCCTATTGGAAGCTGGAGAGCGCAAAGCATACTGACAATGAAGCAGAGACAGCCGCTAAGGTGCGTGAACTGCTCCAAGATACACTCGAACGCCAACTGGTCTCAGACGTCCCTGTTTGCTCTCTTTTGTCGGGAGGGCTGGATTCCAGTGCGCTGACGGCACTTGCAGTGGATTACTACAACCGGAATGGTCAGGGACAAGTGGATACTTATTCCGTAGACTATGTAGATAACGACAAACATTTCAAAAGTCATACTTTCCAGCCGGGAGCAGATGGGCCGTGGATTAAACGAATGGTCGATGAATTGAATACAAACCACCACTACATCTCGTTCGATACCCCGGAGCTTGTAGAAGCGCTGGATAATGCTTTGTACACTAGGGATTTACCAGGGATGACCGATGTAGACTCTTCTTTGTACTTATTTTGCCGGGAGATTAAAAAGAACGCGACAGTAGCTATTTCCGGTGAAGCGGCGGATGAGATTTTTGGCGGATACCCTTGGTTCCACCGTGAGGAAATGCTCTCCTCAGGCACTTTTCCTTGGTCAGTTGCGCCGAAAATGCGTGCAAGTCTACTTTCCCCAGAAATTAACGAGTGGATCCGTCCACTGGAATATTTGGGTGACAGATATAGCGATGCGGTGGCTGAAGTTCCAAAGTTGGATGGAGAAACGGGAAAACAAGCACAAATGCGCGTCATGTCCTATCTGAATATCACCCGCTTCATGCCTACTCTGCTAGACCGTAAAGACCGAATGAGCATGGGCGCAGGGCTAGAGGTACGTGTTCCATATTGTGATCACCGACTCGTTCAATATGTATTTAATATTCCTTGGGAAATCAAGAATCTGGGGGGCCGTGAAAAAGGGATTTTACGTAAATCTCTTGAAGGCATTCTTCCAGACGATGTGCTCTACCGCAAAAAAAGCCCTTACCCCAAAACTCATAATCCTGCCTATTTAAATGCGGTACGAACTCAGGTATTAAACATTCTGGATGACTCCACTTCCCCCCTACTTCCGTTAATTGATGCTGCCAAAATCCGTGAGATCGCCGCTTCCCCGGAATCCTCAACCAATCTGCCTTGGTTCGGCCAACTCATGTCCGGTCCTCAGCTGTTTGCTTACCTCGCCCAAGTGGATCTCTGGCTGCGTAAATATAACGTCTCCATCCAATAA
- a CDS encoding serine hydrolase domain-containing protein → MLNMAQFAAKARERNLNIFNVRVLQNGNLVGKLDLTEDIRRLQHSVSKSFTSMAVGLAIDEGKLTLETTLKDVFPEYVSPLKQTPPSMQPGDITLFDLLRMSTGHDSPPFWAEERLALKDKNWVQHYLSLTLDRAPGEKFTYSSGDTIMISAMVQARVGQTVKDYLVPRLFAPLGINNVDWETTPQGVTLGCAGLQINTEELSRFGQLLLQQGKWQGQQLIPAAWIDFVTQKQIDNDGNGDWGEGYGCQFWLCSHDAYRADGAHGQFCLVVPDAQAVIAINSMEDNMQGILDTVWEEIWPLL, encoded by the coding sequence ATGTTGAACATGGCTCAATTCGCAGCTAAGGCTCGTGAACGAAACCTGAATATCTTCAATGTTCGTGTGCTTCAAAACGGAAACCTTGTGGGAAAACTGGATCTCACGGAGGATATTCGGCGCTTGCAGCATTCCGTCAGCAAGTCTTTTACTTCTATGGCAGTAGGTCTTGCCATTGATGAAGGGAAGCTGACACTGGAAACAACGCTTAAAGATGTTTTTCCGGAGTATGTCTCTCCTCTTAAACAAACACCTCCTTCCATGCAGCCCGGAGATATAACTTTGTTCGATTTACTGCGAATGAGTACAGGGCACGATTCCCCTCCATTTTGGGCTGAAGAGAGATTAGCCTTGAAGGATAAAAATTGGGTGCAGCATTATTTATCTCTGACTTTAGACAGAGCTCCCGGAGAGAAATTTACATACAGCAGCGGAGATACCATTATGATCTCTGCAATGGTGCAAGCCCGCGTCGGGCAAACCGTAAAGGATTATCTGGTACCTCGTTTGTTTGCACCTCTGGGTATAAACAATGTGGATTGGGAAACAACACCTCAAGGGGTAACCCTTGGCTGTGCCGGACTTCAGATTAACACGGAAGAGTTAAGCCGGTTTGGACAGCTGCTTTTACAGCAAGGAAAGTGGCAGGGCCAGCAACTGATCCCCGCAGCATGGATCGATTTTGTTACACAAAAACAGATCGACAATGATGGAAACGGCGACTGGGGAGAAGGATACGGCTGCCAATTCTGGCTCTGCTCCCACGACGCTTACCGTGCCGATGGCGCTCATGGACAATTCTGTCTTGTGGTGCCGGACGCTCAAGCAGTCATTGCAATTAACAGCATGGAAGATAACATGCAGGGAATCCTGGACACCGTCTGGGAGGAAATCTGGCCGCTTCTTTAG